The window AAAGACATTCTTATTATTGTAGGGGCAGAGAAAGTGCCCGGTGAGGTTTTCAGGCTTGTGGACTATAATATAGCGATAGGAAATCAGCCTCACAGTGAAGTCAGTGCACTTGCCTTATTTCTTGACAGGCTCACTCAGGGGAGCTGGCTGAATATGGAAATCAGAGGGAAGCTGAGGGTTATACCTTCGGAGAGAGAAAAGAAAGTGGTGAGGGAATAGATGCACCTTCTAATTGCTGGAATTCATACCCGCCCTGCCGTTGCCTCTGCCAAAAGACTTGGTTACAGGGTGACTGCAGTTGACTATTTTGGTGATGCAGATTTAAGGCTTCTGGCAGATAGCTCGAGAACAGTGGTCGAGCAGGAAGCTTTCAGAAGCAACGGAAAGATAGATGAAAATTATTCAGATGAAGCTCTTATCAGCCTTGCCGGGGGTATTGATAGCGATATAACTGTGCTCACATCAACCATGAAATTGAAGAAGAAAAATATTGCGGGAAACAAACCTGAAGATATTAAAAATCTTAAAAATAAAGCATATCAATTTAAGAAACTGAAATCTCTTGGTGTCAAGTTTCCGGAAACCGAATTTGCCGGTTCCAGAGATAAAGCTCTTGAGATTATTGAAAACTTTGGGGGTCCATGTATTTTAAAACCTGCTTCGGGAGCTGGTGGTAGAAATATAATTTTTGCAAGAAGCGAAGGAGATATTCCAGAAATCAGCGAGGAGTATCTTATACAGAGATTTATCCCGGGAATGCCATTGAGTATATCCACCCTTTCTACAGGTGTGGAAAGCATAGCTATATCTTCAAGTTTTCAGATTCTTGGATATAAACTCTCAAATGCCAGTGATTTTATCTATTGTGGAAGTATTGTTCCCTATAAGGTTACTGACGAGGTAGAAACTCTTGCTGAGAAAATATCCCTCAAACTCAAACTCATAGGATGGAATGGTATAGATTTTGTGGAGAGCAGAGGAGAGTTTTACTTCATGGAAGTAAATCCAAGATTTCAGGGAACCTTTGATGCAATAGAAAAAGCATACTCTATAAATCTTGTGGAGGCTCATCTGAAGGCATGTGGGGGTGAGCTTATTGATAGACCATTGGCTAAGAGGTTTGCAGTCAGAGTAACTCTCTTCTCACCCCATAGAAGCCTTGTTAAGAGAAGCCTTCTTGGTATAACTCATGATGTTCCTCTGAAAAATTCTATTCTGGAGAGGGGAGAACCCTTTACAACTGTTGTTGAGTCTGGCAGGAGCAGGGGTGAAGCTATTGCCGCTGCCAGGAAAAAGGCTAAAATAGCTTACTCCTGCCTTGAACCTCTTTAACTTCCCACGCCTATGGTAAATCTGGCTATGTGCCCTCTAAACATCTTTCGTGGGAGAAGGTAGTAGATTATATTCTCAAGTAGTCTGTTATGACCGGAGTAGTAGGGCTCATCACCTGTAAGAACCAACCTTCCATCTCCGAGCCTTCCACCCATCCATATCACAGGCATGTAGGAAGTGCTGAGTGAGATATTATCCCAGAGCACATGGTTGGCTTCACCTGTACCTGAACCTGTTTTTATCCAGGCTGATAGGGTTAATGCGTAGCTTCCATTTTCTTTCAGCAGGGGAGATATATCAATATTCTCAGACTTCCATGAAGTTATAGAGCTATAATTTGCCTGCCATATATTGTATTCCCTTCCTGAGGGAGTTTTGATGTATATATATAGTTTTGATGGCAGAGCACCCGAGTAATTATATATTCTCCATGCAAAGGAAAGGTTGGCGATTTCAGGCACTATACGCTCTCCATAGTAGAAGTTCTGGCTCCAGTTAGCATAACCGTTTATACTTGCAGTGTTTGTATAACTCTGGGCAGTATATACTAAATCCGGGTTGCCTGTGGATGTCCACTCATTTATTATATCACTGCTGGATGTGGAATTGCTCCAGACTGAGGTTGGGTCTGTTGAGAAATCGCCATCTGCAATAAAGCTGGAGTTAGAAATATAACTGTTGTTCACTGATGCGAGGAATACACTTTTGTAGGGAGTTAGATTATAGGGTTTGAACCATGACCAGAAGGTATAGGAAGGTTCCAGAGGGTGCAATGGGGCACTGTCCTGTCTCTCACTTAAATAGATACTGTCCTGTGAGGATGGATATGTGACTGAGAGGTTGTTCGGGAAGTTGAGTATACTCAGGTAGCTTTCAACAAGTGTCTGATTTATACCACCTTCCGGAATAGCTTCAATATAAAAAGGGGAGATAAAATTATAACTTGAATCCTGACCCAGAATGCATAAACTTCCGCCTTTTAGAACATAGTTATAAATCTCAGAGCTTCTGGCTGTGAGGTTGCCATTGATTGAAGGATTCAAACCTGCATCGGTACCAACAACAACCGTGTCAAAGGTGTAAAGGTTGTTTTTATAGGAGAGGTTGAATAAGTTCCCTATATTTGCGGAAGAGAAATCAATAACTCTGAAACCCATATTTTTTATAATGTCCTCCTCATAGGTGATATTGCCTATATAAGCTATTCTCGGCGATGAGATATAAGCTACCGAAGAGCTTATAATTTTAAATGTTTTATTCTCTGGTATTTTACCTGTTGTGATATTCAAAAGCATCTCCTCTTTCCCTGCCTCGGCTCTCTGGGAAGGATTCTGAATAACTTTAGATGGAAGAGGGCTTATATTCTCAGGAGAATAGTAAAGGAAGTAAAGGTTCTCACCTGTGGTGGAGAAATTCACCCTCATCTTTTTTATGTAACTGTTGCCATAGTATGAAATTACATTGCCAGAAAAATTAACTTCTCTTTTCATGTTATCATATAGCCTGACTGAAGTGGCATGTGCTCTTGGAAGAAGTAATTCAAGAGAGGTATTGGAAGAGCTGTTATCTATATATACCGGGGTCCTGTAAGGGAAGCTTCTATTTGCCCAGTTTTCAGGTTGAAAAGTTACTTTTAGGAGGATAACACCGTCCACACCAAGCTTTTCTTTCAGAGTGCTGTAACTTAAATTAAACAGGGATTCGACTTTGAGGTCATGGAGAGTATAGTCAAGAGTTTCATTTTTGAGAGGTTCATAGAGAGCTAATCCAGGTATTGATGGATTATTGTTAACTTGCCACTCTACAGGACTGCCAGGGCTTTCAAGGAGAACAGCTATAAACTTCCCGGCTTCAAAACTGAGCTGGTCATTCTCTGAAATGCTTTTTGTCTGGCTGAAGTGATTGTAGAGTGCTGCTGTTGAAAAAATAATTATTGATGTGAAGACTGCTATCCCCACAATTATATCAATGGTTTTCTCTACCATTCAGATACCAACTCCAATTTTAAATATCAAATAACTCAGGAAAATAAGCACAATGCTGTGCTTGAGCCCGTCATATATACTTCCTTCTCCAACTTTTCCTGCAACAAGACCTGTGAAACCGCCCTGAATAAGTGCCATGTGAAAGAGAAGCTCCTTGAAACTTCCGAGATTTGACATATGCATTATGCCAGTTAAACCGGATATTCCCTCTAGAAGTGACTTTATCAGCATGATAAGGATTCCCAGGAAAATCATATGGGAGAAGTAGATTATTATGGTGTAAGTCTTCATTGAACCCTTTAATTCTTCCTCCATATCCTGCATCATTCTACTGAATTTTGCCACAGCATCCAGAGTCTTTGTTATTTCGCCGCCAGAACGGTTTGCCTCAATAATAATTGAAGAGCTTCTCTGAATGTGTTTACTTGGTCTTCTCTTTGAGAACTGTAGTATAGCCTCTTCAAAGGGGATTCCCCAGGATATCTGACTGTATATTTTTCTGACATCACTGGATAGATAGGAGTAGTCCAGGTATGTGGCAGACTTTATGGCATAGGGTAATGTCATTCCAGCCTTACTGGAGCTTGCTATATCTCTGAGGAAATTCGGAAATTCTTTT is drawn from archaeon BMS3Bbin15 and contains these coding sequences:
- the carB_1 gene encoding carbamoyl-phosphate synthase large chain, which codes for MHLLIAGIHTRPAVASAKRLGYRVTAVDYFGDADLRLLADSSRTVVEQEAFRSNGKIDENYSDEALISLAGGIDSDITVLTSTMKLKKKNIAGNKPEDIKNLKNKAYQFKKLKSLGVKFPETEFAGSRDKALEIIENFGGPCILKPASGAGGRNIIFARSEGDIPEISEEYLIQRFIPGMPLSISTLSTGVESIAISSSFQILGYKLSNASDFIYCGSIVPYKVTDEVETLAEKISLKLKLIGWNGIDFVESRGEFYFMEVNPRFQGTFDAIEKAYSINLVEAHLKACGGELIDRPLAKRFAVRVTLFSPHRSLVKRSLLGITHDVPLKNSILERGEPFTTVVESGRSRGEAIAAARKKAKIAYSCLEPL
- a CDS encoding flagellar assembly protein J, producing the protein MERKEQIPLAFGIVLGLAVFVRIIATKSLDALSIIGITIALFPYFLIRYIELRELRVVEKEFPNFLRDIASSSKAGMTLPYAIKSATYLDYSYLSSDVRKIYSQISWGIPFEEAILQFSKRRPSKHIQRSSSIIIEANRSGGEITKTLDAVAKFSRMMQDMEEELKGSMKTYTIIIYFSHMIFLGILIMLIKSLLEGISGLTGIMHMSNLGSFKELLFHMALIQGGFTGLVAGKVGEGSIYDGLKHSIVLIFLSYLIFKIGVGI